Proteins from a genomic interval of Neorhodopirellula lusitana:
- a CDS encoding peroxidase family protein: protein MDNLFGRWIDGRQPASRKPSNKKASTTKKGQRRKSTRRRLKPESLEARQLLAANIFHNDLMPEDVNEDGVVSAVDALTIINRMNRTSQSNAFDAGGLQQRGPGELTDVNDDGLDSPHDVLMVINRLSRDGGRFGSPHSGDNDDVDLPVDDTTDSPSEIPTETLEGLPTEYRSIDGSGNNLENAELGTTGTQLIRVADSDYADGISEPAGEDRPSAREISNVLATDEELISDRDLSAFVYVWGQFIDHDITRTPSGEESFDIEVPLGDEYFDPFGTGTETISLTRSTYDSETGVDSAREQINTITTWIDGSVIYGSDDATATALRTLSGGLLKTSEGDLLPYNNAETFPDGTLTMDNDAGIVPDDELFAAGDVRANENIELTAIQTLFVREHNRLAEEIAAADATLSDEEIYQQARAIVVAELQAITYNEWLPAVLGEDTLSDYEGYDSTVDPTIANEFSTAAFRFGHSLLGDDVEFLDNEGNEIAEEIPLSQAFSNPEAVSENGIDSIIKYLAADPSSELDIQVVDSVRNFLFGPPGSGGFDLVSLNIQRGRDHGLSDYNTTRVAYGLDPVESFADITADPDVQAKLEQLYGSVDDIDLWVGGLVEDHVEGASVGETFQTIITDQFERLRDADRFWYENTFSGSALAEIESTTLADIIERNSELTDLQDDVFFFSSSVSGTVTTETDDRRALTANSRSTDGEITLGVADQIIQLVNDGEIVAETTTDSEGHYSFDVQDGLRTGEYEIQLVSQTDDVFTTIAVEEVAITTGDVHLEDINFSISVNDTDTPMDHDDKPKGSGPGSDSGPRSDSGQRSDTGPRVGSGQRSGAGSDNEQSGRNDRSQGSSLSPDLVDPFFSRRDDTFGNRQRS from the coding sequence ATGGACAATCTCTTCGGACGTTGGATTGACGGACGTCAACCCGCTAGTCGCAAACCATCCAACAAGAAGGCATCCACGACGAAAAAAGGACAAAGACGAAAAAGCACACGGAGGCGTTTGAAGCCAGAGTCACTGGAAGCACGACAACTATTGGCTGCCAATATCTTTCACAATGACCTGATGCCTGAAGACGTGAATGAGGATGGCGTCGTATCAGCGGTCGACGCACTGACGATCATCAATCGCATGAACCGGACATCCCAAAGCAACGCGTTTGATGCTGGGGGCTTACAACAACGCGGCCCCGGAGAACTCACCGACGTCAATGACGATGGCTTGGACAGTCCACATGACGTGCTGATGGTGATCAACCGCTTGAGTCGCGACGGAGGCCGATTTGGTTCGCCGCACAGCGGAGACAATGACGACGTTGATTTACCAGTTGACGACACTACTGACTCACCCAGCGAAATTCCCACCGAAACGCTTGAGGGCTTGCCAACCGAATACCGGTCGATCGACGGCTCAGGAAACAACCTCGAGAACGCCGAACTCGGTACGACCGGTACCCAACTGATCCGAGTTGCCGATAGCGATTATGCAGATGGAATCTCGGAACCGGCCGGTGAGGATCGCCCCAGCGCACGCGAGATCAGTAACGTACTTGCGACTGACGAAGAACTCATTAGTGATCGGGACTTGTCCGCATTTGTCTATGTTTGGGGCCAGTTCATTGACCACGACATCACTCGCACGCCTTCGGGCGAAGAATCCTTCGATATCGAGGTTCCCCTTGGGGACGAATATTTCGATCCGTTCGGAACGGGAACCGAAACTATCTCTTTAACTCGATCGACCTACGATTCGGAAACCGGAGTTGACTCCGCTCGCGAACAAATCAATACGATCACGACCTGGATTGATGGCTCGGTGATTTACGGATCGGACGACGCCACCGCGACGGCCCTAAGAACACTTTCGGGCGGACTCCTGAAAACAAGCGAAGGCGACTTGCTACCTTACAACAACGCGGAAACGTTTCCGGACGGAACGCTGACGATGGACAATGACGCGGGGATCGTTCCCGACGATGAGTTGTTTGCCGCCGGAGACGTTCGTGCCAACGAGAACATTGAACTGACGGCCATTCAAACGTTGTTTGTTCGGGAGCACAATCGACTGGCGGAAGAAATCGCCGCCGCCGATGCGACACTGTCGGACGAAGAAATTTACCAACAGGCTCGGGCGATCGTGGTCGCTGAACTGCAAGCGATCACCTACAACGAATGGTTGCCCGCGGTCCTCGGCGAAGACACGCTCAGTGACTACGAAGGTTACGACTCAACAGTGGATCCTACGATCGCCAACGAGTTCTCCACCGCCGCGTTCCGATTTGGACATAGCTTGCTAGGCGATGATGTCGAATTCCTAGACAACGAAGGAAACGAGATCGCGGAAGAGATACCGCTAAGCCAAGCGTTCTCCAATCCAGAAGCGGTGTCGGAAAACGGAATCGATTCGATCATCAAGTACTTGGCGGCTGATCCTTCTTCGGAACTGGACATTCAGGTCGTCGATAGCGTCCGCAATTTCTTGTTTGGACCTCCCGGTTCGGGCGGATTTGACTTGGTGAGTTTGAACATTCAGCGGGGCAGGGATCACGGGCTGTCAGACTACAACACAACCCGAGTTGCTTACGGACTGGATCCGGTCGAAAGCTTTGCTGACATCACTGCCGATCCAGACGTCCAGGCAAAACTGGAACAACTCTACGGCTCCGTTGACGACATCGACCTGTGGGTGGGCGGCTTGGTTGAAGATCATGTCGAAGGCGCCAGTGTTGGTGAAACATTCCAGACAATCATCACGGACCAATTCGAACGACTTCGCGACGCAGATCGATTTTGGTACGAGAACACGTTCTCGGGATCCGCGTTGGCTGAAATCGAAAGCACCACGCTGGCCGACATCATTGAGCGAAACTCGGAACTCACCGATCTTCAAGACGACGTGTTCTTCTTCAGTTCGTCGGTTTCAGGCACCGTCACGACGGAAACCGACGATCGAAGGGCCTTGACCGCCAACAGCAGGTCAACCGACGGTGAAATCACCCTAGGCGTCGCGGATCAAATTATCCAGCTAGTTAACGATGGAGAGATAGTCGCTGAGACGACGACCGATTCCGAGGGTCATTACAGCTTCGATGTTCAAGATGGGCTAAGGACGGGCGAATACGAGATTCAACTGGTTTCGCAAACCGATGACGTCTTCACCACAATCGCGGTCGAAGAAGTCGCAATCACAACCGGCGATGTCCACCTGGAAGACATCAATTTTTCAATCAGCGTCAACGATACCGACACACCCATGGATCATGACG
- a CDS encoding DUF1559 domain-containing protein encodes MTVRNHVESRNRLAFTLVELLVVIAIIGVLVGLLLPAVQAAREAARRMSCSNNFKQIGLGVHNYHSTYNKLPGYRTGTNDGQSWPPGFTQNSNIFNLSPLVGILPFIEQQAIWEQISNPSIQNSDGTTRSTTDPWPAMGPTVDGNDQYVPWVTEVLTYRCPSDPGVGAPAYGRTNYAACLGDSYGQPNGEYVWWSTTDRLADQSWIVNSRAGDRGMFFARKQTAFRDCLDGLANTVMYGEITTDLGDNDKRTRAAVHQISGASALEHNPLSCRAGLDAERPQFWGSLATFTNWAGASRLRRGAQWSSSFDINGGFHTVLPPNSEICMDAGAGDWGGVMTARGNYTASSRHQGGVHVLMGDGAVKFVTDSIEAGNSSAGNVTPTANNGGRQSPYGLWGALGTRANKETPDMSNF; translated from the coding sequence ATGACGGTTCGAAATCATGTTGAGTCTAGGAATCGGCTCGCATTCACACTTGTTGAACTTTTGGTGGTGATTGCGATTATCGGCGTTCTGGTAGGGTTGCTATTGCCCGCCGTGCAAGCTGCTCGTGAGGCCGCTCGGCGGATGAGCTGCAGTAACAACTTCAAGCAAATTGGCTTGGGAGTTCACAACTACCACTCGACCTACAACAAGCTGCCTGGTTATCGAACCGGCACCAACGACGGACAAAGCTGGCCACCTGGGTTCACCCAGAACAGCAACATCTTCAACCTCAGCCCGCTCGTTGGCATCTTGCCGTTCATTGAACAGCAAGCGATCTGGGAACAAATCTCGAACCCTAGTATCCAGAACTCGGACGGCACCACCCGTTCGACCACCGATCCTTGGCCAGCAATGGGACCAACCGTTGATGGCAACGACCAGTACGTGCCATGGGTAACAGAGGTGTTGACCTATCGTTGCCCTAGCGATCCCGGTGTCGGAGCTCCCGCTTACGGACGCACCAACTACGCCGCCTGCTTGGGCGATAGCTATGGGCAACCTAATGGTGAGTACGTTTGGTGGAGCACGACCGACCGATTGGCCGATCAAAGTTGGATCGTGAACAGCCGAGCTGGCGATCGTGGGATGTTCTTCGCACGTAAACAAACCGCTTTCCGCGATTGCTTAGACGGGCTTGCGAACACAGTCATGTACGGCGAGATCACGACAGACTTGGGCGACAACGACAAGCGAACTCGCGCCGCCGTTCACCAAATCAGTGGTGCATCGGCACTGGAACACAATCCGCTGTCATGTCGAGCTGGCCTGGATGCTGAGCGTCCTCAATTCTGGGGATCGCTCGCCACGTTCACCAACTGGGCAGGCGCATCACGACTACGTCGCGGTGCTCAATGGTCCAGCTCCTTCGACATCAATGGTGGCTTCCACACCGTCCTTCCGCCCAACTCCGAAATTTGCATGGACGCGGGTGCGGGTGACTGGGGCGGCGTCATGACTGCTCGTGGCAACTACACCGCATCGAGCCGTCACCAAGGTGGTGTGCACGTCTTGATGGGTGACGGTGCCGTCAAGTTTGTTACCGATTCGATTGAAGCGGGTAACAGTTCCGCCGGTAACGTCACACCCACGGCAAACAACGGGGGACGTCAAAGTCCTTACGGCCTTTGGGGTGCCTTGGGCACGCGTGCCAACAAGGAAACGCCTGACATGTCCAATTTCTAA
- a CDS encoding response regulator codes for MTIRILIADDHSLLRVGLVSMLSNEQEFSVVAEAHDGEQALALFEQHRPDITILDVRMPVLDGIETLVRIREIQPDARVIMLSTAELEEEVSQSLKQGAAAFVTKAAPPVTLVDTIQRVHAGEVIQHPLLETNNAMHEHLSPREIEVLHLVALGHSNKQIAVDLSLSIHTVKTYIKGILAKFNVKDRAGAVSIGYAKGILKI; via the coding sequence ATGACCATACGAATCCTGATTGCCGACGACCATTCCCTGCTTCGCGTTGGACTCGTTTCCATGCTTTCCAACGAACAAGAATTTTCGGTGGTTGCGGAAGCCCACGACGGTGAACAAGCACTCGCGTTGTTCGAACAACATCGTCCCGACATCACGATTCTCGACGTGCGTATGCCCGTGCTGGATGGGATCGAAACACTGGTCCGAATCCGAGAGATTCAACCCGATGCTCGGGTGATCATGCTAAGCACAGCCGAACTGGAAGAGGAAGTCTCACAATCTCTTAAGCAAGGCGCCGCCGCGTTTGTAACCAAGGCAGCACCACCGGTCACCTTGGTCGATACGATTCAGCGTGTGCACGCGGGTGAGGTGATTCAGCACCCACTTCTGGAAACGAACAACGCGATGCATGAGCATCTTTCCCCGCGTGAAATCGAAGTGCTGCATTTAGTCGCCCTCGGTCACAGCAACAAACAAATTGCGGTCGACTTGAGCCTTAGCATCCACACGGTAAAAACCTACATCAAAGGGATCTTGGCAAAATTTAACGTCAAGGACCGCGCTGGTGCTGTTTCGATCGGCTACGCCAAAGGAATCTTGAAGATCTAG
- a CDS encoding sensor histidine kinase, protein MLIKSLICLIALSALPEVHDDQTSVDELSSPQTTVASIRNLSDAEANRRYPVQMKGTVLLATPSSFVFHDGETAIWCERPRTDDESRIHLSAGMTVEIKGQSNRGHNAPLIQCSEVTVTGTGELPVPRKSSFSELQSGVLDCQWVTIDGVGISAQQGNFLQMAGTSVVVSTFGGKFFFNSTAVSPEMMESVIDAEITVTGVCLPRFNNRGNVLDSDIMSCVSDGLKITKEANKNPFESNKVTLGSLFEFSPVWSPTHRKVVTGTVTACEPGHQIFITDGEHNLRVIPQTYDIFKIGDVIQCAGFLEMEENFPVLRTSIIQTIGSDKPPEPSSVTPDSVLSIQLLAPNSDQRDHQAGLVRLSGNLIAVEDQLGKPFQLILDADGSLVPVTLASFQPPRQLRKIRPGSTLEVTGICSIRTSDRPEVNRMLRAESFEIRLRSPQDVTVLSTASWWNATRLLLLLAGTVALLLAALLVIFWMRRRIAQRGSELAEARREKDALELVAATTKQERTRVAADLHDTLEQSLAGVALQLRAIETARSKDLADRNLSLATQILSQSREDLRRSVWNLRLTDSGVTLLREELRKTCLAIFSVTPITAEVGGRGEERKLDVLTTDNLLMIAKEAMTNALKHSSPNHIQIDVDYTADQVSLCVTDDGCGFDADRVAGTHQGHFGLTGMQERVRRIGGELMLVSNPEHGTRIEVTVPR, encoded by the coding sequence TGCTCATCAAATCTCTCATTTGCTTGATCGCGCTCTCCGCGCTCCCTGAAGTGCATGACGACCAGACTTCGGTCGATGAGTTGTCGTCTCCTCAAACGACCGTCGCTTCGATCCGCAATCTGTCTGACGCGGAAGCGAATCGTCGCTATCCGGTGCAGATGAAGGGTACGGTGTTGCTCGCGACGCCCTCGAGCTTTGTTTTCCACGATGGTGAAACTGCAATCTGGTGCGAGAGACCGCGAACCGACGACGAGTCACGGATTCATTTGTCCGCTGGAATGACCGTGGAAATCAAAGGGCAATCCAACCGCGGTCACAATGCACCGTTGATCCAGTGTTCGGAAGTCACGGTGACGGGCACCGGCGAACTTCCAGTGCCTCGCAAGTCAAGCTTCTCTGAATTGCAATCCGGAGTCCTTGATTGCCAGTGGGTGACGATCGATGGAGTTGGCATCAGTGCCCAGCAGGGGAATTTCCTACAGATGGCGGGCACCAGCGTGGTCGTCTCCACTTTCGGTGGCAAGTTCTTTTTCAATTCCACGGCAGTGTCACCGGAAATGATGGAATCGGTCATTGATGCTGAAATCACTGTCACCGGTGTCTGTCTGCCTCGCTTCAACAACCGCGGAAACGTCCTCGATTCAGACATCATGTCGTGCGTTTCAGATGGTTTAAAAATCACCAAGGAGGCCAACAAGAACCCTTTCGAAAGCAACAAAGTGACGCTGGGTTCACTGTTTGAATTTAGTCCGGTGTGGAGCCCGACACATCGCAAAGTCGTCACAGGCACCGTCACCGCGTGCGAGCCGGGTCATCAGATCTTCATCACCGATGGGGAGCATAATCTTCGAGTCATCCCCCAGACCTACGATATTTTCAAGATTGGCGATGTGATTCAGTGTGCTGGATTTCTGGAGATGGAAGAAAACTTCCCGGTCCTGAGAACGTCGATCATCCAGACGATCGGTAGCGACAAACCGCCCGAGCCCAGTTCAGTCACACCGGACTCCGTGCTGTCGATACAGCTATTGGCACCAAACTCCGACCAGCGAGATCATCAAGCTGGACTTGTTCGACTTTCCGGCAACCTGATTGCCGTTGAGGACCAATTGGGCAAACCCTTCCAGCTGATTCTAGATGCCGACGGATCTCTCGTCCCTGTGACGCTCGCCTCGTTCCAACCACCTCGACAACTGCGAAAGATTCGGCCAGGAAGCACTCTCGAGGTAACCGGCATTTGCTCCATCCGAACTTCGGATCGCCCCGAGGTAAACCGAATGCTCCGTGCTGAATCTTTTGAGATTCGGTTGCGTTCACCACAAGACGTAACCGTTTTAAGCACGGCGTCATGGTGGAACGCGACGCGTCTGCTGCTCCTTCTCGCCGGCACGGTTGCCTTATTGCTGGCCGCTCTCCTGGTCATCTTTTGGATGCGTCGGCGGATTGCTCAGCGCGGGTCGGAGTTAGCCGAAGCACGCCGGGAAAAGGACGCTCTTGAACTAGTGGCTGCCACCACCAAACAGGAACGAACCCGCGTCGCGGCTGACCTGCACGATACCCTCGAACAATCACTGGCCGGTGTCGCACTGCAGCTGCGGGCGATCGAAACGGCTCGGTCGAAAGACCTTGCCGATCGCAACCTCTCTTTAGCGACACAAATTCTTTCACAGTCGCGTGAAGACCTGCGGCGTAGTGTCTGGAACCTGCGGCTAACCGATTCCGGGGTGACTCTGCTGCGAGAAGAACTCAGGAAGACCTGTCTGGCTATCTTTTCAGTAACACCGATCACTGCCGAGGTTGGGGGCAGAGGAGAAGAACGAAAACTCGATGTTCTGACAACAGACAATCTCTTGATGATCGCCAAGGAAGCCATGACCAACGCACTGAAGCATAGTAGCCCCAATCATATTCAAATCGATGTGGACTATACCGCGGATCAGGTTTCCCTTTGCGTTACGGATGACGGCTGTGGCTTTGACGCCGACCGAGTGGCGGGGACCCATCAAGGTCATTTCGGGCTTACGGGAATGCAGGAACGCGTCCGCCGAATTGGTGGCGAGCTCATGCTCGTTAGCAATCCCGAACACGGGACTCGTATCGAAGTGACCGTTCCCCGTTAG